CATAGCAATAATGATTCTGCTTATTTACGTGGATGACATAGCTATATTTGGTTCTTCTAAGTCACTCATCGATCAATTAATTTTTTCTATGAGATCTAAATTCTCAATTAAGGTCTTAGGTCCTTTACATTATTTTCTTGGAGTGGAATTAGTCTCCAATTCTGATGGTCTTCTCTTGATgcaacaaaaatatattaatgatATCCTCCTTCAGTTTGATTTGGCTAACTCTAAGCATGTTTCAACTCCATTACATAGCAAACAGGATTGGCATTCAACTTCTTCTTCTCTACTCTCTGATCCATCTATTTATCGACAAATGGTAGGTTGTCTTCAGTATCTTGCATTCACCAGACCTGATATTCATTTTGCGGTGAATTTGGCATCACAATTTCTTCATCAACCTCGTCAAAGCCATTTACTAGTTGTTAAACGCATTTATCTATACTTGAAAGGGACAAGTCACTTAGGATTACAACTTCATCGCAAATCATCTCATGTGTTAACCATTTACTCCGACTCGGATTGGGCTGGATGTACTGCTACTAGATGGTCGAAATAGGGTTTTGTATTTTACTTGGAGACAATTTGATTTCTTGGGCTACCAAGAAGTAGCCAAATGTAGCTCGATCAAGCACAGAAGCAGAATATCGGGCTTTTTCCGTTGCCGCTGCAAAAGCGACATGGTTGCAATATCTTTTGCGTGATCTTGGTGTCTTCATTGCATCTCCAATTATGGCCAAATGTGACAACATTGGTGCAATCCACCTTGCTCATAATCCAGTATTTCATTCTCGAACTAAGCATGTTGCACTAGACTATCACTTTATTTGGGAAAAGATGGATCAAGGAGTTCTTTTAGTATCTCATGTGCACACTTCTTGTCAATTAGCTAATTTATTTACAAAGGTTCTTTCTTTATCTAGATTTGCTCAATTAGTTTTCAATTTTCGTGTATGTCCCTTCCCTTAAGATTGAGGGAGGGTGATAGAGATAAGTTTCAAGAGTTTGTATTGCGTAGGAAATAGAGATAAGTACAAGAGTTTGTAATGTATAGGGAACTTGGTATTTATATTTGTATAAATATGTATAATGAGAAGCTAGACACAAGTTGCCCTATTCTTCAAACTAAATCTTCTCAGACTTCTCATCAAACTCTTTACTTCATCAGTGTTAAATTTTCCTTGTCTGACATGATGGAGttattgattgattgattgaaatATAGGCCTTCTATCACTAGTTTTCTAGAGAGAAGGTAGAGACTATAGTTATATAATAGCTATAATTGGACATATACAAAATACTATGTTCATAATTTGAGTAGGGACCAATTTTAAACACTCCATAAACTAAAGCAGCTTAGCCCTCCGGAACTGTTCCATATTATCTTTATAATTGGACATATGTTATCATGAAAATCGTTGATGTCTACTTTTCTAAAGTATGTTCATAATTTAAGTACCACTCCGTAAATTAAAGCAGCTTAGCCATCCGGAATTgttataaaaagaaaaattatcTTTTTGTCATCAAACTGCTCATGTCTACTATATCTGCATTCctccggagaggtcaagcaataATTAATTTGAAGAAACATGTTTCCACTCATAATTCTAATCAGCTTCTCATTTACTTTCCTCTCTGCTAGTGCTACTAGTGGAGCAGGAGAAGGAGTTGCAAATCTTTCCACCTGTTTAATCAACCACAATGTCCATAATTTCTCCATGTACCCCACAAGTAGAAATTACTTTAACTTGCTCGACTTCTCCCTTCAGAATCTTCGATTTGCAGCATCTAACATGCCGAAACCAACGGTCATTATCCTACCAAACAGCAAGGAGGAGCTCGTGAGCACCATTCTTTGTTGCAGACAAACATCTTATGAAATCAGAGTAAGGTGCGGAGGACACAGTTACGAAGGAACTTCTTCTGTTTCCTTTGACGGTTCCCCGTTCGTGATCatcgacttgatgaaattagacgaCGTTTCAGTAGATTTGGATTCCGAAACTGCTTGGGCTCAGGGCGGCGCAACAATTGGCCAAATTTATTACGCCATTGCCAAGGCAAGTGACGTTCATGCATTTTCAGCAGGTTCGGGTCCAACAGTAGGATCTGGAGGTCATATTTCAGGTGGCGGCTTTGGACTTCTGTCCAGAAAATTCGGAGTCGCTGCTGATAGTGTCGTTGATGCTCTTCTTATTGATGCTGATGGACGGTTATTAGACCGAAAAGCCATGGGAGAAGACGTGTTTTGGGCAATCAGAGGTGGCGGCGGTGGAAATTGGGGAATTATTTATGCCTGGAAAATTCGATTAGTGAAAGTGCCCAAAATCGTAACAACTTTTAAGATCTCTAAGCCTGGCTCCAAACAATACGTTGCCCCATTACTTTACAAATGGCAAATAGTTGCACCAAATTTGGCCGATGATTTTACTCTAGGAGTACAAATGATACCTATAGATCTGCCGGCTGATATGAAATACGGAAATCCTACTCCTATTGAAATATGTCCCCAATTCAATGGACTTTATCTGGGTCCAAAAACTGAAGCGGTTTCTATATTAAATGAGGCATTTCCAGAGCTGAACGTTAAGAATGATGACGCCAAAGAAATGACTTGGATTGAGTCTGCACTTTTCTTTTCCGACTTAGATAACATATTCGGGAACTCCTCTGACGATATCTCCCATTTGAAAGAACGCTACTTGGGTGTAAAAATTTGCTTCAAAGGCAAATCAGATTATGTGAAGACCCCATTTTCAATGGACGGAATAATGACAGCTCTTGTTGAACACGAGAAAAACCCCAATGCATTCCTTGTGTTCGATCCATATGGCGGAGCCATGGACAAAATTAGTGCTCAAGCTATTGCTTTCCCTCATCGAAAGGGTAACCTTTTCGCAATTCAATATTATGCACAGTGGAACGAAGAGGACGATGCCAAGAGCAACGAGCACATAGAGTGGATAAGAGGATTTTACAATAAAATGGCGCCTTTTGTTTCAAGCTCGCCAAGGGGAGCTTATGTCAACTACTTGGATATGGATCT
This sequence is a window from Nicotiana sylvestris chromosome 3, ASM39365v2, whole genome shotgun sequence. Protein-coding genes within it:
- the LOC104211499 gene encoding berberine bridge enzyme-like C-1, with protein sequence MFPLIILISFSFTFLSASATSGAGEGVANLSTCLINHNVHNFSMYPTSRNYFNLLDFSLQNLRFAASNMPKPTVIILPNSKEELVSTILCCRQTSYEIRVRCGGHSYEGTSSVSFDGSPFVIIDLMKLDDVSVDLDSETAWAQGGATIGQIYYAIAKASDVHAFSAGSGPTVGSGGHISGGGFGLLSRKFGVAADSVVDALLIDADGRLLDRKAMGEDVFWAIRGGGGGNWGIIYAWKIRLVKVPKIVTTFKISKPGSKQYVAPLLYKWQIVAPNLADDFTLGVQMIPIDLPADMKYGNPTPIEICPQFNGLYLGPKTEAVSILNEAFPELNVKNDDAKEMTWIESALFFSDLDNIFGNSSDDISHLKERYLGVKICFKGKSDYVKTPFSMDGIMTALVEHEKNPNAFLVFDPYGGAMDKISAQAIAFPHRKGNLFAIQYYAQWNEEDDAKSNEHIEWIRGFYNKMAPFVSSSPRGAYVNYLDMDLGMNMDDDYLLRNASSRYSSSVDAVERARAWGEKYFLNNYDRLVKAKTKIDPLNVFRHEQSIPPTLGSTQEHNYSSE